A single window of Gadus morhua chromosome 22, gadMor3.0, whole genome shotgun sequence DNA harbors:
- the LOC115535455 gene encoding class I histocompatibility antigen, F10 alpha chain isoform X1 produces the protein MKALIGLLLLIFGHGVSPVLHSLHYVYTASSGLSTFPEFVAVGMVDGVQMLHFDKQSKTVLKQDWMEQLTRDDAEYLESSNGLSLRSQQTFKDDIGILKQRFNQTGGAHIFQKMYGCEWDDDDDDSIDGYEQYGYDGEDFISLDLKTLTWVAAVPQAFPTKQRWNQEKGYNEQQKNYFNKECVDWLKKYLSYGKSTLQRTERPRVSLLQRSPSSPVVCHATGFYPDRVVVFWRRDGQELHEQVDPGEVLPNHDGTFQVSVDLDLTAVPQEDWGRYECVVQLKGIEDISTPLDPALIRTNWVYMSGLTIPIIIGFVVLLLVAAAVVGVLLYKKRNASDQRHKPVGSDSSSENTEGQNPAPEAQPLTTG, from the exons ATGAAGGCGCTAatagggctgctgctgttgatctTTGGTCACGGTGTGTCCCCAG tgcttCACTCTCTGCATTATGTCTACACGGCGTCGTCTGGACTCTCAACCTTCCCagagtttgttgctgttgggatGGTGGATGGAGTTCAGATGCTTCACTTTGACAAACAGTCAAAAACAGTCCTCAAACAGGACTGGATGGAGCAGCTCACCAGAGATGACGCCGAATACCTGGAGAGTAGCAATGGACTCTCTCTGCGTTCCCAACAGACCTTCAAAGACGACATTGGGATTCTGAAGCAGCGCTTTAACCAGACAGGAG gtgcccaCATATTTCAGAAGATGTATGGttgtgagtgggatgatgatgatgatgattctaTTGATGGTTATGAGCAGTATGGTTATGATGGAGAGGACTTCATATCGTTGGACCtgaagaccctgacctgggTCGCTGCAGTACCTCAGGCTTTCCCCACCAAACAGAGATGGAATCAGGAAAAAGGTTATAATGAACAGCAGAAGAACTACTTCAACAAGgagtgtgttgattggctgaagaagtaCCTGTCCTATGGGAAGAGCACACTGCAGAGAACAG agcgtccgcgggtgtctctgctccagaggagcccctcctccccagtggtgtgccatgctacaggcttctaccctgacagggtggtggtgttctggaggagagacggccaggagctccatgagcaggtggaccccggggaggtcctccccaaccacgacgggaccttccaggtcagcgtggacctggacctcacggccgtcccacaggaggactgggggaggtacgagtgtgtggtccagctaaaaggcatcgaggacatctccacccccctggaccccgccctcatcaggaccaactggg TGTACATGAGTGGCCTcaccatccccatcatcatTGGGTTCGTTGTTCTCCTCctcgttgctgctgctgttgttggagtcCTTCTGTACAAGAAGAGGAACG CTTCAGACCAGCGACACAAACCAGTTG GTTCTGACAGCAGCTCTGAGAACACTGAGGGGCAGAATCCGGCTCCTGAGGCCCAACCTCTGACCACA GGTTAA
- the LOC115535455 gene encoding class I histocompatibility antigen, F10 alpha chain isoform X2 encodes MKALTGLLLLVFGHGVSPVLHSLHYVYTASSGLSTFPEFVAVGMVDGVQMLHFDKQSKTVLKQDWMEQLTRDDAEYLESSNGLSLRSQQTFKDDIGILKQRFNQTGGAHIFQKMYGCEWDDDDDDSIDGYEQYGYDGEDFISLDLKTLTWVAAVPQAFPTKQRWNQEKGYNEQQKNYFNKECVDWLKKYLSYGKSTLQRTERPRVSLLQRSPSSPVVCHATGFYPDRVVVFWRRDGQELHEQVDPGEVLPNHDGTFQVSVDLDLTAVPQEDWGRYECVVQLKGIEDISTPLDPALIRTNWVYMSGLTIPIIIGFVVLLLVAAAVVGVLLYKKRNASDQRHKPVGSDSSSENTEGQNPAPEAQPLTTG; translated from the exons ATGAAGGCGCTAacggggctgctgctgttggtctttgGTCACGGTGTGTCCCCAG tgcttCACTCTCTGCATTATGTCTACACGGCGTCGTCTGGACTCTCAACCTTCCCagagtttgttgctgttgggatGGTGGATGGAGTTCAGATGCTTCACTTTGACAAACAGTCAAAAACAGTCCTCAAACAGGACTGGATGGAGCAGCTCACCAGAGATGACGCCGAATACCTGGAGAGTAGCAATGGACTCTCTCTGCGTTCCCAACAGACCTTCAAAGACGACATTGGGATTCTGAAGCAGCGCTTTAACCAGACAGGAG gtgcccaCATATTTCAGAAGATGTATGGttgtgagtgggatgatgatgatgatgattctaTTGATGGTTATGAGCAGTATGGTTATGATGGAGAGGACTTCATATCGTTGGACCtgaagaccctgacctgggTCGCTGCAGTACCTCAGGCTTTCCCCACCAAACAGAGATGGAATCAGGAAAAAGGTTATAATGAACAGCAGAAGAACTACTTCAACAAGgagtgtgttgattggctgaagaagtaCCTGTCCTATGGGAAGAGCACACTGCAGAGAACAG agcgtccgcgggtgtctctgctccagaggagcccctcctccccagtggtgtgccatgctacaggcttctaccctgacagggtggtggtgttctggaggagagacggccaggagctccatgagcaggtggaccccggggaggtcctccccaaccacgacgggaccttccaggtcagcgtggacctggacctcacggccgtcccacaggaggactgggggaggtacgagtgtgtggtccagctaaaaggcatcgaggacatctccacccccctggaccccgccctcatcaggaccaactggg TGTACATGAGTGGCCTcaccatccccatcatcatTGGGTTCGTTGTTCTCCTCctcgttgctgctgctgttgttggagtcCTTCTGTACAAGAAGAGGAACG CTTCAGACCAGCGACACAAACCAGTTG GTTCTGACAGCAGCTCTGAGAACACTGAGGGGCAGAATCCGGCTCCTGAGGCCCAACCTCTGACCACA GGTTAA